Part of the Longimicrobium terrae genome, TGCAACGTGCAGTTCGCGCTCAACCCCGCGAACGGCGAAATGCTGATCGTGGAGATGAACCCGCGCGTGTCGCGCTCCTCGGCGCTGGCGTCAAAGGCGACGGGGTATCCCATCGCCCGCATCGGCGCCAAGCTGGCCGTCGGATACACGCTGGATGAACTGCCGAACGCCATCACCCGCACCACGCCCGCGTCGTTCGAGCCGGTGCTGGACTACGTGGTCGTCAAGTTTCCGCGCTTCGCCTTCGAAAAGTTTCCCGCCGCGGACAGCACGCTGGGCGTGCAGATGAAGGCGGTCGGCGAGTCGATGGCCATCGGCCGGACGTTCAAGCAGGCGTGGCAGAAGGCGATCCGCGCGCTGGAGATCGGCCGCAGCGGGTGGGAAGTCGGCTCGCTCAAGGACGACCGTCTCGACGACGAATCGGTGGAAACGCTGCGCCGCGCCCTGCGCCGCCCCACGCCGGAGCGCGTCTTTCACGTCAAGCGCGCGCTCCTGGCCGGCATGCCGCAGGAGGAAGTGGCGCAGCTGACCGCGTTTGATCCGTGGTTCGTGGCGCAGCTGGCCCAGCTGGTGGATGCGGAGCGCGAGTACGCCGCGCTGGATTCCGTCGACGCGGATGAGATGCGCCGGATGAAGCGCTTCGGCTTCAGCGACGTGCAACTCGCCCGTCTGCGGAGCGAACCGGAAGACGCCGTCCGCGAGCGCCGGTGGGAGATGGGCATCCATCCCGTCTACAACCGCGTGGACACCTGCGCCGGCGAGTTTCCGGCGGAAACTCCGTATCTCTACAGCACCTACGCCGACGAGAACGAGTCCGAGCCGTCCGACCGCAAGAAGGTCGTGATCCTTGGCAGCGGGCCCAACCGCATCGGCCAGGGCGTGGAGTTCGACTACTGCTGCGTGCAAGCCGCGCTGGCGCTGCGCGAGGCCGGGTGGGAAACCATCATGGTCAACAGCAATCCCGAGACGAACTCCACGGACTTCGACATCAGCGACAAGCTGTACTTCGAACCGCTGACGCTGGAAGACGTGATCGAGATCGTCCGGCTGGAAAAGCCGGAAGGCGTCATCGTGCAGCTGGGCGGGCAGACGCCGCTGAAGCTGGCGGAGCCGCTGCAGAAGCTGGGCGTCAAGATCCTCGGCACGTCCGTGGAGGCGATCGACCGCGCCGAAGACCGCGAGCGCTTCGAGGAGCTGGCGCGCGCGCTGGACGTCCGCCAGCCGCCCAACGGCCTCGCCACCAGCCTGGAGCAGGCGACGGAGATCGCGTCGCGCGTCGGCTACCCCGTTCTCGTGCGCCCCAGCTACGTGCTGGGCGGGCGGGGGATGATGATCGTGTACGACGACGCCGGGCTCAAGGAATACTTCCAGACAGCGGTGAGCGTCAGCCACGAGCGCCCCGTGCTCATCGACCGCTTCCTGGAAGACGCGTTCGAGGCGGACGTGGACGCGCTGTGCGACGGCGAGACGGTCGTGATCGCGGGCGTGATGCAGCACATCGAAGAAGCCGGCATCCACTCCGGCGACTCGGCGTGCGTGCTGCCGCCGTACCTGCTGTCGGACGAGGCGGTTGAGGCGATGCGCGAGCACACCCGCCGCTTTGCGCTGGAACTGGGCGTCATCGGCCTGATCAACGTGCAGTACGCCGTGTTCGGGGGCGAGGTGTACGTGATCGAGGTCAACCCGCGCGCCTCGCGCACGGTGCCGTTCGTGAGCAAGGCGACCGGCGTGGCCATCGCCAAGATCGCCGCGCGGCTGATGGGGGGAGAGAAGCTGGCGGACTTCGGGCTGCCGGACTACATCCCGGTCAACGGGGTGGCGGTAAAGGAATCCGTCTTCCCGTTCAACAAGCTGCCCGAGGTCGATCCGCTGCTGGGGCCGGAGATGAAGTCCACGGGCGAGGCCATGGGCTTTGACGACAGCTTCGGGATGGCGTTCGCCAAGGCGCAGATCAGCGCGGGCACCAACCTGCCCAGCACGGGCACGGTGATTCTGACCGTGAACGAGCACGACAAGCAGACGGTTACGCCCATCGCCCGGCGCTTTCACGACATGGGCTTCCGCATTCAGGCCACCAGCGGCACCGCGCGCTACCTGCGCGCCCGCGGCGTGCCGTGTGAGGTGGTGTTCAAGGTGAACGAGGGGCGGCCCAACATGGTGGACCAGATCATTTCGGGCGAGGTGGCGCTGCTGGTGAACACGCCGCTGGGCAAGCAGAGCCAGTACGACGACTACGCCACGCGCCGCGCAGCCATTCAGTACGGCGTGCCGTACATCACCACCATGTCGGCCGCGGCGGCTGCCACGGACGCCATCAGCGCGCTGCGCAGCCGCACGCGCGAGGTGCGCAGCATTCAGGAGCGCACCGGCGCGGGGACGGCCGGCTTCGGCGCATGAAGCCGCACCTGTCCGACACCTCGCCGGACGCGCAGCCCTGACACCTTGGTGTCGGGTTCTGAATCGACGGCGGGCCCGCATCGTGTGATGCGGGCCCGCCGTTTCTTTTCTCTGATCGTGCGCCCGATCGCACGCGCGCACCGCCGGCTGCGCGAGCGGAATGCCCGTACGGCTGCTCTGGTCAGCCCGGGTCCTCTCCGTACGACCTGGTTGGTCAGCGGATCAGGTTGAGGATCGAATCCAGCTTGGACGTATCGACGGTGAGCAGTACGATGATGAGTTCTGCGAGCATGGGAGTACCTTTCATTGAGAGGGTGCGTGGCGCGCGGCCGGAGCGCAGTCTTGAGAGAGGTGGGCTGCGTCTTCAACCGTTTGCACGTCGGGCGCTGAATGGCGCCGATCTCCGGCGTCATCGAGGGCCCGCGACCAAGATGCACGGACAATGGTTCATCACGCAAACTGTCGGGACAGGTGCGTTCGTCACGTGATGACGACGCGCAGTCATTCCGACAACTCGCCAAACGCCAGCCTGCCGCGATTCCATCATGATCGTCATCCACCTCTCCATACAGATCGATGCGCCGGTTGAGCGCGTGTTCGACCTGGCGCGCAGCATCGATTTCCACAGCCGCTCGCTGGCGCACACGGACGAGCAGGCGGTCGCGGGGCGCACGTCGGGGCTGATCGGCCTCGGCGAGACGGTGACGTGGCCCGCGCGGCATCTGGGCGTGCGCCAGCACCTGACCGCGCAGATCACCGCGTTCGACCGTCCGAAGTTCTTTCAGGACACGATGGTGCACGGCGCCTTCGCGTGGATGCAGCATGACCACGCGTTCGCGCCCGGCCCGCGCGGCGGCACCGTGATGCGCGATGTGCTTCGGTTCGCCGCGCCGCTCGGTGTCCTGGGCCGCATCGCCGAACGCGCCCTGCTGCGGCGCTACATGACGCGCTTTCTGCAGGTGCGCAACGCGGAGTTGAAGCGCGTCGCAGAGTCCGATCGGTGGCGGGAATTTCTTGTCACGGAGGCGTCGGCGTAACCCTGCGCGACAGCGTTCCCTGTGCCAGCGGTGGCGGGAGATATTGATTGTGCGTGGCGCGACGTCCGGCCATATTTGCGGAAGCAATGTGGACGGACTACCCACCACGACATCTGCTGATGCTGACCGTCAAGGAAGCCTTTTCACGGCGCGAAACTGGGTGATTGGCGAGCACCCGGAAGGCGGGTTGAACGATCTCCGGCTTGAGGAGGTGGAATTATCTGATGGTGAGCAGACATGGCACATCACTCTCGGCTGGCTGGAATCCGCCGTGCACGAGCGCGCGTCGGCCGCCGCGCCGCACCGCGAAGTTCACGCATCGCCGCGAGTGTACAGAACCATCGATGTGGATGCCGGTTCAGGCGTGGTGAAAGCCATGCACATCCGGAGTCTGGCGGCCTGACCATCACACCCCGCGGCGGTCCGCGATCCAGCGGCGCACGCGGGCGCGGAGCATGGGGAGGGGCATGGCGCCCTCGGCGAGCACCACATCATGGAACGCGCGCAGGTCGAAGCGGTCGCCCAGCGCGGCGCGGGCTTCGTCGCGCATGGCCATGATCTCCAGGTACCCGGTCATGTACGTCACGATCTGCCCCGGCGTGGCGGCGTGCCGGTCGGCGTAACTCTCTGCCTGCGCACGCGGGCGGGCGGAGATGGCCATCATGGAATCCACCGCGGCCGCGCGGGACAGCCCGAACGCGTGCATGGACGGATCGATCTCCATCCCCACCAGCGCGTCGGTGAGGTGGGCCAGCAGCCCCGAGCGGAGCAGATCGTCATCCACCATCCCGGACTCCCAGGCCAGGCGCTCGGCGTACATGCCCCAGCCCTCCACCAGCCCGCCCGTGCCGGAGCCGAGCAGGCGCAGGACCGGGTGCTGGCCGGGGCGTTCGCCGGTCCACACGATCTGCAGGTGGTGCCCCGGCCAGGCCTCGTGCGTCACGGACGAGGAGATGTCCATGCGCGGGCTGCCCTCCGCGCCGAACAGGTTGAGGACGTACGTTCCCGGACGCGAGCCGTCCACCGCGGGCGCTTCGTACCACGCCGGCGGGCGCGAGCGCTCCGACCACTCGGGCGCGGCCTCCAGCACCAGCGAGTCCGGCGGCACGCGCGAGAACGCGGCCGGAAGCTGTCCGTGGATGCGGGCGATCAGCGCTCGCGTGGCCTCCATCTTGGCCTCGCGCGTGGCGAACAGGAACCGCGGATCCGTCCGCAGCGTCTCGCGCGCCCGGCGCAGCTCCGTTTCGCCGGTCAGCCGCCCGGCGATGGCGAGCAGTTCCGACTCCATCCCGGCCCTCGCCGTCCGCGCGCGGGCGACCATCTCCTCGGGCGCGACGTCCACGGAGGTGAGGGCGCGCACGGTGGCGCGGTAGCACGCGGCGCCGTTGGGGAGCGCAGACAGCCCGGCCTGGGCGCGGGCGCGCGGCAGGTACTCCGTTTCCACGAACGCCAGGTAGCGCCGCAGGGCGGGGTACACGCTGCCCCGCAGTTCGGCGCGCCATTCCTGGACGAAGGTGGCGTCCGCATCGCGCCGCGCGGGGCTCCAGAACGGCGAGTTCTCCACGGAATCGGGGAGCATTCCACGCACCTGTTCCGCCACGCGCAGCACGTTGTCGCGCGGCGCGGCGTACCCCGCCGCCAGCCCGGCGCGGACATTGGCGATCTCCACGTCCACAAAGCGCGGGAGGTCTCGCCAGCGGGCCAGTGCCGCGGCGCGGTTCGCGGGGGAGCCTACCGGCTGGCGGGCGGCGGCGGTGGCCAGACCCAGGTGCCAGCCAAAGATCTGGTCCATGCCGCCCCACAGTTCGCGCCGGCAGACGCGCTCGCCGGCCGCGGCCTCCAGGTGCTCGGCCAGCATGCCGTGGGTCAGCCACTCCGGCGTGCCCCAGAGCGCGTCGGCGTTTACGCGCCGCAGTCGCGCCAGCCAGTCGTCCTGCCGCTGCTCCCAC contains:
- the carB gene encoding carbamoyl-phosphate synthase large subunit translates to MPKRTDLQSILILGSGPIVIGQAAEFDYSGTQAVRALKEEGYRVILVNSNPATIMTDPDLADATYIEPITPEWVERVIEKEKPDAILPTMGGQTALNVALELHDSGVLARHGVELIGAKAKSIRMAEDRSEFAKAMDRIGLKLPHGGFARSFDEALRIVEDTGYPAIIRPSFTLGGTGGGIAYNRAEFEEMIRRGLDLSPVHEVLIDRSVIGWKEYELEVVRDGADNVVIICSIENVDAMGVHTGDSVTVAPAQTLSDVEYQKMRDAAIAIIREIGVEAGGCNVQFALNPANGEMLIVEMNPRVSRSSALASKATGYPIARIGAKLAVGYTLDELPNAITRTTPASFEPVLDYVVVKFPRFAFEKFPAADSTLGVQMKAVGESMAIGRTFKQAWQKAIRALEIGRSGWEVGSLKDDRLDDESVETLRRALRRPTPERVFHVKRALLAGMPQEEVAQLTAFDPWFVAQLAQLVDAEREYAALDSVDADEMRRMKRFGFSDVQLARLRSEPEDAVRERRWEMGIHPVYNRVDTCAGEFPAETPYLYSTYADENESEPSDRKKVVILGSGPNRIGQGVEFDYCCVQAALALREAGWETIMVNSNPETNSTDFDISDKLYFEPLTLEDVIEIVRLEKPEGVIVQLGGQTPLKLAEPLQKLGVKILGTSVEAIDRAEDRERFEELARALDVRQPPNGLATSLEQATEIASRVGYPVLVRPSYVLGGRGMMIVYDDAGLKEYFQTAVSVSHERPVLIDRFLEDAFEADVDALCDGETVVIAGVMQHIEEAGIHSGDSACVLPPYLLSDEAVEAMREHTRRFALELGVIGLINVQYAVFGGEVYVIEVNPRASRTVPFVSKATGVAIAKIAARLMGGEKLADFGLPDYIPVNGVAVKESVFPFNKLPEVDPLLGPEMKSTGEAMGFDDSFGMAFAKAQISAGTNLPSTGTVILTVNEHDKQTVTPIARRFHDMGFRIQATSGTARYLRARGVPCEVVFKVNEGRPNMVDQIISGEVALLVNTPLGKQSQYDDYATRRAAIQYGVPYITTMSAAAAATDAISALRSRTREVRSIQERTGAGTAGFGA
- a CDS encoding SRPBCC family protein, which encodes MIVIHLSIQIDAPVERVFDLARSIDFHSRSLAHTDEQAVAGRTSGLIGLGETVTWPARHLGVRQHLTAQITAFDRPKFFQDTMVHGAFAWMQHDHAFAPGPRGGTVMRDVLRFAAPLGVLGRIAERALLRRYMTRFLQVRNAELKRVAESDRWREFLVTEASA
- a CDS encoding DUF885 domain-containing protein, whose protein sequence is MIARNIPVQLAASLLLALALVPARPLAAQTTPAGAAEVRAVADEFLRASVVRDPAVAAEVGDATPPDRWPDRSPAPLRAWEQRQDDWLARLRRVNADALWGTPEWLTHGMLAEHLEAAAGERVCRRELWGGMDQIFGWHLGLATAAARQPVGSPANRAAALARWRDLPRFVDVEIANVRAGLAAGYAAPRDNVLRVAEQVRGMLPDSVENSPFWSPARRDADATFVQEWRAELRGSVYPALRRYLAFVETEYLPRARAQAGLSALPNGAACYRATVRALTSVDVAPEEMVARARTARAGMESELLAIAGRLTGETELRRARETLRTDPRFLFATREAKMEATRALIARIHGQLPAAFSRVPPDSLVLEAAPEWSERSRPPAWYEAPAVDGSRPGTYVLNLFGAEGSPRMDISSSVTHEAWPGHHLQIVWTGERPGQHPVLRLLGSGTGGLVEGWGMYAERLAWESGMVDDDLLRSGLLAHLTDALVGMEIDPSMHAFGLSRAAAVDSMMAISARPRAQAESYADRHAATPGQIVTYMTGYLEIMAMRDEARAALGDRFDLRAFHDVVLAEGAMPLPMLRARVRRWIADRRGV